CAGGACCACCACCGCCGCCCGGGCCGTCACCGCCACCCCCGCCGCCCGGGGCGGCGGGGTCGTGGGTGGGGGTGCCGGTGTCGTGGGTGGTGGGGTGGGAGCCGCCGCTCGTGGTGGGCGTGTGCTTCTCCGGCGGGTCGTTCGGTGGGTCGTTCGGCGGGTCCTTCGGGCCGTCGTCGCTCGCGCGGGGGCCCAGGTCGTCCGGGGCGCGGCCCACCTCGTGGCCGGGTGCGCCCACATGGGCGAGCTCCCGCTGCCGGGCGCGCCGGGCCGTGTCCAGCGCCTGCCGGTCGGCGGCGGACGGCTCGTGCACCGGGTGGTGCACGGTGCCGTCGGGGAGTTCGAGAGCGCCGTTCTTGTGCAGGACGCTGCCGTCGGGCAGCTTGACCGAGCCGTCCGGGCGGAAGACCGTGTCGTCCGGAAGTTTGAGTGAGCCGTCCGGCAGCTGCACACCGCTGCCGGCGCGCAGGTTCTTCAGATGGCTCACCAGGTCGCCGACCTTGAGCTTGGACAGTCCGATGCCCGCGCCCTTGAAGACGTAGGTCATCGGGTCCACGACCTTGCCGACCTTCCCCGCCACGCTGAGCGTCCGCGCGACGGCGCCCGACTTGGCGGCGGACCCCGCGCCGTCCGTGGCGATGGCCGTGAGCACGTTGAAGGTGACTCCGCCCGCCGCTCGGGCCGGGTTCTTGCCCCACTCATCCCATGCCACCATCGCCTTACCGGCGTTGATCATGGTGTGTTTGGTGCTCTTGAGAAACCCCGGCAACATGGAGTCCGGCGTCATGTACCAGCCCGGCAGCAGCGTGTTCAGCGAGAGGCCCACGGCCAGCTTGCCGAGGTTCGCCCAGGAGTTCTTGAAGGCGTCCCAGCCGTCGACCCCGACCATGGTGCCCAGACCCCGGATGGTCCCCCAGACGCCGTCGACGATGAAGCCGTCCCAGACGAAGCTCTTGATCCAGTGGCCGAACTCGTACCAGTGGTGTGTCTCCGACTCCTGAGTGCCCCAGGGCGTCTTTTCCGCGTGCTGGAAGACGTCGGCCGTGTAGCCGTACATCCCTGGCTTGTGGGACCCGTCGTCGACCACCCAGTGGGTGCCGCCGACAAGAGCACTGATCTTGTTGGCGCAGCTCCGCTCGGCAGCCTCGAACGCGGCCGTGGCCGCGCCCACATCGGCGATCAGGTCATTGTTGTGCTGGACCTTGTCCCCGTCGTCCTTCCAGTCGTCGTCGCCTCCGTTCTCCCTGATGAACTCGGCGGCCTCCGCCCTGAGCCGCTTGAGCCGCTCGACGATGGGCCGCACCTCGGCGGCGTATGCGCTCAGGGCGTCGCTGACGGCCTCCAGCTTGGTCGCGAACCCGTCGGCCTTCTCCTTGACCGGCCTGGTGGTCGCGAACAGCTGCTCGGCCTCGGGCGCCGTGTAGTACGCCGACAGGCCCTGGAACTGGTCGTGGACCCCCTGGCCGGTCTTGCGGACGTGTCCGGCGTCCGTCTTCAGCGCCGGCGCGTCCTTCTCCAACTGCTCCAGGTTTCCCGTGAATTCGGGAATGCCATCCAGACTGATCATTTCGGACCGGCCCGATGGTGCTTACCCGGAGGGTTCAGATCGGGTGCTTTCAACGCCTCGCGCTGGGTGTGCGCCGCCATGGCGAGGTCGCCCCCGACGTACTCTTTGGTGGCGGTCGCCGCACCCTTGATCGACTTTCCGGAGCGGGCGGCGATGTACTTGATGTCGTTCTCTGTCTTCTGCTCGAACTCGACCAGTGCGGCGGCCACGGGCCCGCCCTCGGGCTTGGGCCCGCACCCCATGCTCAGCGTGCCCGCCGACTTCGCGGCACTCAGCAGGTGCTTGCCGTACGACTTCGCCTGGCCCTCGATGTCGTCGGCCACACGTCCGGTCTTGAGAAGGACACCGCGCACCCCACTGGTGTCGATGTCCCAGCCGTCCTCAGGCTTTCCCACCACGTCCCCCTTTCAGCCTCAACGGCGCGCGGTGTCGCGCAAGTTCAGCCGATGGCGTCCACCGCGGCCTTGGCCCTGGACAGCGTCTGCTGGGCGGTCCCGTCGTTCTTCTCCAGAGTGGACTTCACCAGCTGGATGATCTGCCGCACCTCGGCGGCGGACTTGTTCCACCGCGCTTCCTTGCCGTGGTACTCGTCGGCCACACCGTCGGCGGTGAAGTCCGCCATCGCCGCCTTCACCGCCCGGTCCCGATCGGTGAGCACCCGCTCCAGCTGCCCGATCACCAGGCCGAGGCTCCCCTGCACCTCACCC
This genomic interval from Streptomyces asiaticus contains the following:
- a CDS encoding DUF6507 family protein codes for the protein MGKPEDGWDIDTSGVRGVLLKTGRVADDIEGQAKSYGKHLLSAAKSAGTLSMGCGPKPEGGPVAAALVEFEQKTENDIKYIAARSGKSIKGAATATKEYVGGDLAMAAHTQREALKAPDLNPPGKHHRAGPK
- a CDS encoding pore-forming ESAT-6 family protein is translated as MGNQDRRSYDTGASGEVQGSLGLVIGQLERVLTDRDRAVKAAMADFTADGVADEYHGKEARWNKSAAEVRQIIQLVKSTLEKNDGTAQQTLSRAKAAVDAIG